One Streptococcus gallolyticus subsp. gallolyticus DSM 16831 DNA window includes the following coding sequences:
- a CDS encoding CPBP family intramembrane glutamic endopeptidase, giving the protein MKIFLNVLKVLGIICLSLTCNSIPIVLLWVQNDLSTPIKWLLGIAYVIFILAVIFFLWKKLSAHDKENLFKQPIKLKDFGFVVLYWLAARIIAAGGTVIITALTGASSTANDESLMSVATYFSGGFFFYTVLYCLLIGIFGPIIEEMAYRAFPTYLLFNGKLTWVTGVVTTAIFALPHATTILEFILYFGMGSAFYLAYRRRGNIKDSMLVHILNNIPGAVLFLLLPFV; this is encoded by the coding sequence ATGAAAATTTTTCTCAATGTTCTCAAAGTTTTAGGGATTATTTGTTTGTCTCTTACCTGCAACTCTATTCCGATAGTGTTGTTGTGGGTTCAAAATGACTTGTCAACTCCGATTAAATGGTTGTTAGGAATTGCTTATGTGATCTTTATCCTAGCGGTTATTTTTTTCCTTTGGAAAAAGTTGTCTGCACATGATAAGGAAAACTTATTTAAACAGCCAATTAAGCTTAAAGATTTCGGCTTTGTTGTGCTTTACTGGTTGGCCGCACGTATTATTGCCGCTGGAGGAACGGTGATTATCACTGCCTTAACAGGAGCGTCTTCGACAGCAAATGATGAATCTCTAATGAGTGTGGCCACTTACTTTAGTGGTGGTTTCTTTTTCTACACTGTGTTATATTGTTTATTAATTGGTATTTTTGGTCCCATTATCGAGGAAATGGCTTATCGTGCTTTTCCAACCTACCTTCTGTTTAACGGAAAATTAACTTGGGTAACAGGTGTCGTCACAACAGCCATTTTTGCGCTACCACACGCAACGACTATTCTTGAATTCATCCTTTACTTTGGCATGGGAAGTGCTTTTTACCTTGCTTATCGTCGTCGTGGCAATATCAAAGATTCGATGTTGGTGCACATTCTCAATAATATTCCAGGGGCAGTCCTATTTTTGCTCTTACCATTCGTTTAA
- a CDS encoding T7SS effector LXG polymorphic toxin, which translates to MKIKMSEVLSQKESLASSISSAKSQLESASRKLKSTADSDALQGNVKEAIDNKITNYQVPLLTNYVNSLAVISQGYDNLISTFKETVSETSDSAIIDTDILQQMVDKFDSPLEQLKTCSDEINKAIDEVADIVSLTKVTTADAISEFKSAKKVLTNTIKDMGIFNSTVLTSEAGDILEEQNTQLSSLSDLGSSSYTSKKAKDFYKDSTFKAEVKEVKSVVNGKARRDQLKNALAKNLYDSKYSGYMLETSGLEVKAGILITSTKKSIGKGKKVVKILDATDKALKQKKFIGGRELTVDSKGRVKVGERFLYKKPSKGKTKTVHLYSKGTKEYKKTVGEDFSFKKTTLYNGRKLKANGKVGIDWKGVGTSGKEAFKSGLKDNFKSTINPLNEFKGFKEASNFSKAGKVLGFAGTVMTIGSNIKTDFIDDRRSSTKEKVRNFAVDTTVDVVSSSSAAATGAAIGTLVGGPLGTVAGAIVGIAVSEFMNTNLEILGNKSLTGVAKSGLKGLAGKFGL; encoded by the coding sequence ATGAAGATTAAGATGAGCGAGGTCTTGTCGCAAAAGGAGAGCCTTGCCAGTTCCATTAGTAGCGCTAAAAGTCAGTTGGAAAGTGCTAGTCGCAAGCTAAAAAGCACAGCTGATTCAGACGCACTTCAAGGGAATGTTAAGGAGGCTATTGATAACAAAATCACCAACTATCAAGTGCCTTTATTGACCAACTACGTGAATAGCTTAGCGGTTATCTCACAAGGGTATGATAATCTGATTAGTACCTTTAAAGAAACCGTTAGTGAAACGAGCGATAGTGCCATTATTGACACGGATATCTTACAACAAATGGTGGACAAATTTGATTCCCCCTTAGAACAATTAAAGACTTGCTCTGATGAGATTAATAAAGCAATTGACGAGGTTGCTGACATTGTTTCATTAACCAAAGTGACAACTGCTGATGCGATTTCAGAGTTTAAGAGTGCTAAGAAAGTCCTGACCAACACGATTAAGGATATGGGGATTTTCAATAGCACAGTCCTTACAAGTGAAGCAGGGGATATTCTAGAGGAGCAGAATACGCAACTCAGTAGCTTGTCAGATTTAGGAAGTAGCTCATATACAAGTAAGAAAGCCAAAGATTTTTACAAAGATAGCACCTTTAAAGCTGAGGTCAAAGAGGTCAAGTCAGTTGTTAACGGCAAGGCTAGAAGAGACCAACTTAAAAATGCTCTTGCTAAGAATTTGTATGATTCCAAGTATAGTGGGTATATGTTGGAAACAAGTGGTTTAGAAGTAAAAGCTGGCATATTGATTACTTCGACTAAGAAATCGATAGGTAAGGGGAAAAAAGTTGTAAAAATTTTGGATGCAACTGATAAAGCTTTGAAGCAGAAGAAATTTATTGGTGGTCGTGAACTCACGGTCGATTCAAAAGGTCGTGTGAAAGTTGGCGAACGTTTCTTGTATAAAAAGCCAAGCAAAGGTAAAACAAAAACAGTTCACCTTTATTCCAAAGGTACTAAAGAATATAAAAAGACTGTTGGCGAGGATTTTTCATTTAAAAAGACAACACTTTATAATGGTCGAAAACTTAAGGCAAATGGAAAAGTAGGAATAGACTGGAAAGGTGTCGGAACTTCAGGGAAAGAAGCTTTTAAATCTGGTTTAAAAGATAATTTTAAATCAACAATTAACCCGCTTAATGAATTTAAAGGGTTTAAAGAGGCTTCTAATTTCTCTAAAGCAGGAAAAGTTTTAGGCTTTGCAGGGACGGTAATGACGATTGGTTCTAACATCAAAACTGACTTTATTGACGATAGAAGATCATCTACAAAAGAAAAAGTCAGAAATTTTGCAGTAGACACTACAGTCGATGTTGTATCAAGCTCAAGTGCAGCAGCTACAGGTGCTGCAATAGGAACGTTAGTAGGTGGACCATTGGGAACTGTGGCAGGAGCAATAGTTGGAATTGCAGTATCTGAATTCATGAATACGAATTTAGAAATATTGGGAAATAAATCATTAACGGGAGTTGCCAAGAGTGGCTTGAAAGGATTAGCAGGGAAATTTGGATTATGA
- a CDS encoding DUF5085 family protein, with the protein MEYTVAEGVTVQDAFQAQNVLRKRKTFHITELKEELDTFLTAVETAGAHPSGPLVYSLNNVPEDGNMDIEFFLPVEEDYIEIEGMRFSSYFEIDNIILTAIDRDYEELTKEAYARLLWTLEQNDRELNTPFYHVLPDDGAEKVIILVGYAY; encoded by the coding sequence ATGGAATATACTGTAGCTGAGGGAGTTACTGTTCAAGATGCTTTTCAAGCACAAAACGTCCTTAGGAAACGAAAGACTTTTCATATCACAGAATTAAAAGAAGAATTGGATACTTTTTTAACTGCGGTAGAAACGGCTGGCGCACATCCATCAGGACCGCTTGTTTATAGCTTAAACAACGTTCCAGAAGATGGTAATATGGATATTGAATTTTTCTTGCCTGTTGAAGAGGATTATATTGAGATTGAAGGAATGAGATTTTCATCTTATTTTGAAATTGATAATATTATTTTAACAGCAATTGACCGTGATTATGAGGAATTAACTAAAGAAGCATATGCGCGATTATTGTGGACATTGGAACAAAATGACCGAGAATTGAACACTCCGTTTTATCATGTTTTACCAGATGATGGGGCAGAAAAAGTCATTATTTTAGTTGGGTATGCGTATTAA
- a CDS encoding DUF5085 family protein — protein MTEFLEGRNQTITLSNVWSINYTVEVDKIGIAFKDALDSITTAGYTLKTDLFYSTPQVEGHDGVLDITVYLPVNEDYLGEEVELAEFNSYFSIPTMYGVRISSTKPEDFDKALDRLQAMLLEDKCQEASPIFFMSSKINGTVYTDIRIGVRFE, from the coding sequence ATGACAGAGTTTTTAGAAGGACGTAATCAAACGATAACGTTATCTAACGTTTGGAGTATTAATTATACCGTTGAGGTAGATAAGATAGGTATTGCTTTTAAAGATGCTTTAGATAGTATCACGACTGCTGGTTACACACTAAAGACTGACCTATTTTATTCAACACCACAAGTAGAAGGACATGATGGTGTGTTAGATATCACGGTTTATCTGCCTGTGAATGAAGACTATTTAGGAGAAGAGGTTGAATTAGCAGAATTTAATAGCTATTTTTCAATTCCCACCATGTATGGTGTTCGCATTTCGAGTACAAAACCTGAAGATTTTGATAAGGCTTTGGATAGGCTGCAAGCAATGTTATTAGAAGATAAGTGCCAAGAAGCTTCGCCAATCTTTTTCATGTCTTCAAAGATTAATGGAACTGTTTATACAGACATTAGAATCGGTGTTCGTTTTGAGTAG